The following proteins are encoded in a genomic region of Drosophila miranda strain MSH22 chromosome 4, D.miranda_PacBio2.1, whole genome shotgun sequence:
- the LOC108161846 gene encoding uncharacterized protein LOC108161846, whose translation MDSLPDICNLGHVIEPHLSGGSLRSYQTNSLTQPGDNYGSVLLSIRAQVLRPDGELYEENLVAKVPPTDPKFWQFIQPERTCLTENAVYKILAPALATLQEEAGIPQAANFDGFARYYGSRTSLDPSCQLVDKHAILVLENLRSSHYVPGQRLQPYDLSHTLMALTYMAQFHALPLALRLLKPHLFQEQIKPFFDKFDWHAAAPESKAIMKAETLEDIRKATNNNEELISRVKQLSDEFFDFLAAPSNMPDGQFTSIIHSDFWINNLMFQYGPSGTPTHLKIIDFQTAQYDSVVHDIISFLLSSVDMPILELHFEHMLEVYYKEFISCLDRVGAEVSGYSYEAFRAEVKRVAYIQVPHAIFMTRFILAENVNMTTEQKEHHQLAELLKNTGSERICHRLNQILSIAQQLDILY comes from the exons ATGGACAGTTTACCAGATATTTGCAATCTTGGCCACGTGATCGAGCCCCACCTTTCCGGAGGAAGCCTTCGCAGCTACCAAACCAACAGTCTGACGCAACCGGGCGACAATTACGGCAGCGTTCTGCTATCAATACGCGCTCAGGTGCTTCGCCCAGATGGAGAGCTTTATGAAGAGAATCTGGTGGCCAAAGTCCCACCTACAGATCCAAAATTCTGGCAATTCATTCAGCCGGAAAGGACTTGTCTCACTGAAAATGCAGTATATAAAATACTGGCGCCTGCCTTAGCCACACTACAGGAGGAGGCGGGAATCCCGCAGGCTGCCAACTTTGACGGATTCGCGCGATACTACGGCTCACGGACATCGCTTGATCCGAGCTGCCAGCTGGTGGACAAGCATGCCATATTGGTATTGGAAAATTTGCGAAGCAGCCACTACGTCCCAGGCCAGAGGCTGCAGCCCTACGATCTATCTCACACATTGATGGCGCTTACATACATGGCCCAGTTTCATGCGCTTCCTCTTGCATTGCGGCTACTGAAGCCACATTTATTCCAGGAGCAGATTAAACCTTTCTTCGACAAATTCGATTGGCATGCGGCGGCGCCAGAGTCGAAGGCCATAATGAAAGCGGAGACACTAGAAGACATACGAAAAGCGACCAACAATAACGAGGAGTTGATATCCCGCGTTAAGCAATTGTCAGACGAGTTCTTCGACTTCCTTGCAGCTCCCTCAAACATGCCGGATGGACAATTCACTAGTATAATCCACTCGGACTTCTGGATTAACAATCTGATGTTCCAATACG GCCCCTCTGGCACGCCCACTCACTTGAAAATAATCGACTTTCAAACAGCACAATACGATTCCGTTGTGCATGACATAATCTCGTTTCTGTTATCAAGCGTTGATATGCCTATCTTGGAGCTACACTTCGAACACATGTTGGAGGTCTACTACAAGGAATTTATAAGCTGTCTGGATCGAGTGGGGGCAGAGGTATCAGGATACAGCTACGAAGC ATTTCGGGCGGAGGTGAAACGTGTTGCTTACATCCAGGTGCCCCATGCCATATTCATGACGCGATTTATCCTAGCCGAGAATGTGAATATGACCACCGAGCAAAAAGAACACCATCAGCTGGCCGAACTTCTGAAGAACACGGGCTCGGAGCGCATATGTCACAGACTGAACCAAATTCTAAGCATAGCACAGCAGCTCGATATATTGTACTAG
- the LOC108161850 gene encoding uncharacterized protein LOC108161850: protein MRFAWSTLVCIIAWIMMMLTGHLEIESKENCYNVILTYANWTDDRPRFVVNMTFSNQTGIGSLTTINEEIASPVSRILIVQRSSKEKPRTIYNASTRLCDLQNVFNSVPLFKPVKDNVLKQSNYSLSCPLTKGTYAMNNMRINPKNPLLGLLYQPKHSFTVKGGLYEELPRGRIRPLSTYFMAGKVIKKSCGANE, encoded by the exons ATGCGATTTGCTTGGAGCACTCTTGTGTGCATCATCGCTTGGATAATGATGATGTTGACTGGCCACCTAGAAATCGAGAGCAAGGAG AACTGTTACAACGTGATTCTAACCTACGCAAACTGGACAGACGACCGTCCCCGGTTTGTAGTGAACATGACATTTTCGAACCAAACTGGGATTGGCTCCCTTACCACAATCAACGAGGAGATCGCCTCGCCTGTGTCCCGAATCCTAATCGTTCAGCGCTCCAGCAAGGAGAAGCCCCGCACCATATACAATGCCTCCACCAGATTGTGCGACTTGCAAAATGTTTTCAACTCGGTCCCGCTGTTCAAGCCCGTCAAGGACAACGTGCTGAAACAAAGTAACTACTCACTCAGCTGTCCGCTCACCAAGGGAACCTACGCCATGAACAACATGCGTATCAATCCAAAGAACCCGCTCCTGGGCTTGCTCTATCAGCCGAAGCACTCCTTCACGGTAAAGGGAGGACTATATGAGGAGCTGCCCCGCGGCCGGATAAGGCCGTTGTCTACTTATTTTATGGCGGGCAAGGTTATAAAAAAGTCCTGTGGTGCCAACGAATGA
- the LOC108161847 gene encoding glutamine synthetase 1, mitochondrial, producing MAFRVAGLFLKKELVAPATQQLRLFRTSKTAWSTFLVNSPNTALDKSILQRYRNLETPANRVQATYLWIDGTGENIRLKDRVLDKVPSSVEDLPDWQYDGSSTYQAHGENSDTTLKPRAIYRDPFKPGRNDVIVLCDTYSADGKPTPSNKRAAFQAAVDKIGDQEPWFGIEQEYTLLDVDGRPFGWPDNGFPAPQGPYYCGVGADRVYARDLVEAHTVACLYAGIDFAGTNAEVMPAQWEYQVGPSNGLKASDDLWVSRYILQRIAEEYGVVVTFDPKPMEGQWNGAGAHTNFSTKAMRADGGIKAIEAAIEKLSKQHERHIKAYDPKEGKDNERRLVGRLETSSIDKFSWGVANRAVSVRVPRGVATAGKGYFEDRRPSSNCDPYAVCGALVRTCLLNE from the coding sequence ATGGCATTCCGCGTGGCCGGACTCTTCCTGAAAAAGGAGCTTGTTGCTCCCGCAACACAGCAGCTCCGTCTATTCCGCACATCAAAAACAGCGTGGTCCACGTTCCTGGTGAATTCCCCGAACACGGCCCTGGACAAGAGCATCCTGCAGCGATATCGTAATCTAGAGACGCCTGCCAATCGAGTGCAAGCCACCTACCTCTGGATTGACGGCACCGGCGAGAACATTCGCCTGAAGGAccgcgtcctggacaaagTTCCAAGTTCCGTGGAGGACCTGCCCGACTGGCAGTACGATGGCAGCTCGACCTATCAGGCACATGGCGAGAATTCGGACACTACTCTCAAGCCGCGTGCCATCTACCGAGATCCCTTCAAGCCGGGCAGGAACGATGTCATTGTCCTGTGCGACACCTACAGCGCCGATGGCAAGCCCACACCCTCCAACAAACGCGCAGCCTTCCAGGCAGCCGTTGACAAGATTGGGGACCAGGAGCCTTGGTTTGGAATTGAACAGGAATATACGCTGCTTGATGTGGATGGTCGTCCTTTCGGTTGGCCCGACAACGGTTTTCCAGCACCCCAAGGACCCTACTACTGCGGCGTTGGTGCCGACCGTGTGTACGCTCGAGATCTCGTGGAAGCCCACACCGTGGCCTGCTTGTACGCAGGCATTGACTTTGCCGGCACCAACGCTGAGGTGATGCCCGCCCAGTGGGAGTATCAGGTGGGTCCCAGCAACGGCCTGAAGGCCAGCGATGATCTCTGGGTCTCGCGCTACATCCTGCAGCGTATTGCCGAAGAGTACGGCGTGGTTGTCACCTTTGACCCCAAGCCAATGGAGGGCCAGTGGAATGGGGCTGGCGCCCACACGAACTTCTCCACCAAGGCAATGCGCGCTGACGGCGGAATCAAGGCCATCGAGGCGGCCATCGAGAAGTTGAGCAAGCAGCATGAGCGCCACATCAAGGCGTACGACCCCAAGGAAGGCAAGGACAACGAACGGCGCCTGGTCGGCCGCCTGGAGACTTCCAGCATCGACAAATTCTCGTGGGGCGTGGCCAACCGTGCCGTCAGTGTGCGGGTTCCGCGCGGCGTTGCGACAGCTGGCAAGGGTTACTTCGAGGATCGTCGCCCAAGCTCCAACTGCGACCCGTACGCCGTGTGTGGCGCCCTGGTGCGCACTTGCCTGCTGAACGAGTag